From the genome of Pseudomonas mohnii:
GGCGGGATTCGTGGCGCGGCACAATTGCTGGCCCGCGAACTGCCGGAAGAAAGCCTGCGCGACTACACCAACGTGATCATTGAAGAAGCCGATCGCCTGCGTAATCTGGTGGATCGCATGCTCGGCTCCAACAAACTGCCGTCGCTGGCCATGTGCAACATCCATGAAGTGCTGGAGCGCGTCTGTCACTTGGTCGAGGCCGAAAGTCAGGGCTGCATCACATTGGTGCGCGATTACGACCCAAGCATTCCGGACGTCCTGATCGACCGCGAACAAATGATTCAGGCCGTGCTGAACATCGTGCGTAACGCAATGCAAGCGATCAGCAGCCAGAACGAGCTGCGCCTGGGCCGCATCACGCTGCGCACCCGTGCCATGCGCCAATTCACCATCGGCCACGTACGCCATCGTCTGGTGACCAAGATCGAAATCATCGACAACGGCCCGGGCATTCCTGCGGAACTACAGGAAACCATTTTCTTTCCCATGGTCAGCGGCCGTCCGGACGGTACCGGGCTGGGCCTGTCCATTACCCAGAACATCATCAGCCAGCACCAGGGCCTGATCGAGTGTGACAGCCACCCGGGCCACACCACTTTCTCGATCTTTCTGCCACTGGAACAAGGAGCCACATCGACATGAGCCGTAGTGAAACCGTGTGGATCGTCGATGACGACCGTTCTATCCGTTGGGTCCTGGAAAAAGCCTTGCAACAAGAAGGCATGACCACGCAAAGCTTCGACAGCGCCGATGGCGTGATGAGCCGCCTGGCTCGCCAGCAGCCGGACGTGATCATCTCCGACATCCGCATGCCAGGCGCCAGCGGCCTGGACCTTCTGGCACGGATTCGCGAACAACACCCACGGCTGCCGGTGATCATCATGACCGCGCACTCCGATCTGGACAGCGCTGTCGCGTCCTACCAGGGCGGTGCGTTCGAATACCTGCCCAAGCCGTTCGATGTCGACGAGGCGGTGTCCCTGGTCAAGCGCGCCAACCAGCACGCCCAGGAACAGCAAGGACTCGAAGTCGCCCCGACCCTGACCCGCACCCCCGAAATCATCGGCGAAGCGCCGGCGATGCAGGAAGTGTTTCGCGCCATCGGGCGCTTGAGCCACTCCAACATCACCGTGCTGATCAATGGCGAATCGGGTACCGGTAAAGAACTGGTGGCCCACGCCCTGCACCGTCACAGTCCGCGCGCGGCGTCGCCGTTCATTGCGCTGAACATGGCGGCGATCCCCAAAGACCTGATGGAATCCGAGCTGTTCGGCCACGAGAAAGGCGCCTTCACCGGCGCGGCTAACCTGCGGCGCGGGCGTTTCGAGCAGGCGGACGGCGGCACGCTGTTCCTCGATGAAATCGGCGATATGCCGGCCGACACCCAGACTCGGCTGCTGCGGGTCCTGGCCGATGGCGAGTTCTATCGCGTCGGTGGTCACGTGCCGGTGAAGGTCGATGTGCGAATCATCGCCGCAACGCACCAGAATCTGGAAACCCTGGTGCACGCCGGGAAATTCCGTGAGGACTTGTTTCACCGCCTCAACGTGATCCGCATCCACATTCCGCGCCTGTCGGATCGTCGCGAAGACATCCCGACCCTGGCCAAGCACTTCCTCAGCCGTGCCGCGCAGGAGCTGGCCGTCGAGCCGAAGCTGCTGAAAAACGAAACCGAGGAATACCTGAAAAACCTGCCATGGCCGGGCAACGTGCGTCAGCTGGAGAACACTTGCCGCTGGATCACCGTCATGGCATCAGGCCGTGAAGTGCACATCGGTGACTTGCCGCCGGAGCTGCTGAGCCTGCCTCAGGATTCGGCACCGGTGACCAATTGGGAGCAGGCGCTGCGCCAATGGGCTGATCAGGCGCTGGCGCGTGGCCAGTCGAGTCTGCTCGACAGCGCGGTGCCGGCGTTCGAACGGATCATGATCGAAACCGCCCTCAAGCACACCGCAGGCCGTCGTCGCGATGCCGCCGTGTTGCTGGGCTGGGGTCGCAACACCCTGACTCGCAAGATCAAGGAGCTGGGGATGAAGGTCGATGGCGGGGATGACGATGAGGGGGATGAAGGTTAAGCAACCTTCAGTGCTTCACTCACCACAGCATCCAATCGCGAGCAGGCTCGCTCCCACCGTGGGTCCTGAGTGTTTTCGCAATCGCGTGAACACCACTCCCCTGTAGGAGCGAGCCTGCTCGCGATGGGGCCGGCACATTCAACATCATTGCTGCCGGCCAACATTTAGCACCCTGTGCACCGCCGCAACGCACCGTGACCTGCAATCGGGCACTACTTCTGATCCGACATCTCGCCTGAATTCGCAATCGAACCCCAATCGAAAAAACACGAAAGCCCCGAAATACGGGGCTTTCAGCGTTATCCGGCGGATATCTGTTTCATATTGTTAAAACCTGGCACGCCCCCTGCAATAGTCCATTCAGTGATTCAGTTCACTACCCAGTTTCGGGGACCTTGGTACAGGCAGGCCGGGGATTCCCCCTTTACACCGGGCTCACACCGCACTAGCGACGAGCCGCCGTTTTTGGGGTCCTTGGTACAGGCAGGCCGGGGATTCCCTCTTTACACCGGGTTCACGATGCAATGCGCGAACCCTCCCGTTTTGGGAACCTTGGTACAGGCAGGCCGGGGATTCCCCCTTTACACCGGGTTCACGATGCAATGCGCGAACCCTCCCGTTTTGGGAACCTTGGTACAGGCAGGCCGGGGATTCCCCCTTTACACCGGGTTCACGATGCAATGCGTGAACCCTCCCGTTTTGGGAACCTTGGTACAGGCAGGCCGGGGATTCCCTCTTTTATTGCTCTCGGAGATGGATCTCCAGCCGCCAGCGGTCATCGACCTCGCTTCCGGTCCAGTCGCCCTGCAGGGGCCGGGCCGCCACCAGCGTCAGCAACAACCCCCCATCACTCAAACGCGTTCGCCAGTTGACGTCCTTGCCGTTGAGCTTGAGTTGACCCTTTTGCACCTTGCCTTCGGCTTCGAACAACAACGCGACACTGCCATCGACAATCTCGCCATGGACCTTGGGTTCATTGTTGAACCAGACCACCAGCCCGTTATCCATCACTTCGACCTGCTGCAGTTCGCTGGGGTCGGGCGTGGTCAGGCGTCCGATCATCATCCCGACCATCACCCCGACAATCGCCAGCGAACCCATCACGCGCGGGAATAGTTTCGAACGAGAGTCGGGTTGCGGCGTAGAATGCCGCTCATCTTTACCTTCGGAGCCGTGCATGTTTCACGTCATCCTCTTCCAACCGGAAATTCCGCCGAATACCGGCAACGTTATCAGGCTGTGCGCCAACAGCGGCTGCCACCTGCATTTGATCGAACCGCTGGGCTTCGAGATGGACGACAAGCGACTGCGCCGGGCCGGCCTCGACTATCACGAGTATGCCACCCTGCAACGCCACGCAGACCTTGCGAGCTGCCTGGAAAGCCTCGGCCATCCGCGAGTGTTCGCCTTCACCACCAAGGGTTCGCGGCCATTCCACGACGCCAGCTTCGCCGAGGGTGATGCCTTCCTGTTCGGCCCCGAAAGCCGTGGCCTGCCCGCCGAAGTGCTGGACGCGCTGCCCGGCGAACAACGCCTGCGCCTGCCGATGCGCGAAGGCTGCCGCAGCCTGAACCTGTCCAACACCGTAGCCGTGGCCGTGTACGAGGCTTGGCGGCAGAACGGCTTCAAATAACACCGCAAAAAAATGTGGGAGCGAACTTGCTCGCGATGGCGGTGTTTCAGTCAACATCAATGTTGAAGCTGATGACCTCATCGCGAGCAAGCTCGCTCCCACATTTGGACCCGCTTATTGAACGGTTGGAGTCTCGCCAGCCGCCTGCATGCGTTGCAGCTCTTGCGCGTACAGCGCGTCGAAGTTAACCGGAGCCAGCATCAGCGCCGGGAACGAACCACGGGTCACCAGGCTGTCCAGGGTTTCGCGAGCGTACGGGAACAGGATGTTCGGGCAGAACGCGCCGAGGGTGTGGCTCATCGAAGCGTCATCCAGGTTCTTGATCAGGAAGATCCCGGCCTGTTGCACTTCAGCGATGAACGCCACTTCGTCACCGTTCTTCACCGTGACCGACAGGGTCAGCACGACTTCATGGAAATCGTTTTCCAGAGCCTTTTGACGGGTGTTCAGGTCCAGACCGACGCTCGGTTCCCACTGCTGGCGGAAGATCGCCGGGCTTTTCGGGGCTTCGAAGGACAGGTCACGGACATAAATGCGCTGCAAGGAGAATTGCGGTGCAGTTTCTTCTTCGTTCGCAGCAGTGTTCTGTTGGTCAGTCATCGCAGATCCTTCTTGATCCAGGGGTCTTTTAGGTTTGCTTGTTTTGAATACAGCAGTCAGGCCTTGAGCATCGCGTCGAGCTTGCCGGCGCGCTCCAGGGCAAACAAATCATCACAACCGCCAACATGGGTGCTGCCGATCCAGATCTGCGGCACGGACGTACGTCCGGCTTTTTGAGCCATTGCGGCGCGCACCTGCGGCTTGCCATCGACCTTGATCTCTTCGAAGGCCACGCCTTTGTTCTCGAGCAGGTACTTGGCTCGCGAGCAATAAGGGCAGTAATCGCTGGAATAGACGACGACGTTGCTCATATCACTTCACCAGCGGCAGGTTGTCGGCTTTCCAGCTGGAAACGCCACCGGACAACTTGGCGGCGGTGAAGCCGGATTTCATCAGCTCGCGAGCGTGAGTGCCGGCGGTCTGGCCCAGGGCATCGACCAGAATGATGGTCTTGGCCTTGTGTTTTTCCAGCTCGCCGATGCGGGCGGCCAGTTTGTCCTGGGGAATGTTCACCGCGCCCACGATGTGACCAGCGGCGAAATCCTTGCTCGGACGGATGTCGACCACTACCCCGGCGTCCTTGTTGACCAGTGCGGTCAGTTCGCCGGTGCTCAGGCTACGGCCGCCGCCCTGCATTTGGTAGGCAATCAGCAACGCCAGCAGTACGACGAAGATACCGACGAGAATGTAGTGGTTAGTGGCAAATTCAATCAGGTGAGCAACCATCGAAGGAGGTTCCAGGGCGTTAAAATGTCGGCCAGTATACACAGCCACCAAGGTGGGCCAAACCCCGTCCGGCGGTGACGCCGCAGGAACTTCGCTTTAAACTGCCACTCCCTTTTCCATCACCCCTTTTTATCTCAGCCACGAGTGGATTCCATGACTACCACGCCTAAACCTTTGGTCCTGATGATTCTCGACGGCTTCGGTCACAGTGAAAGCCAGGAAGGCAATGCCATCTATGCCGCCAAGAAGCCTGTGCTCGACCGTTTGTGGGCCACCGCGCCGAACGGCCTGATCTCGGGCAGCGGCATGGACGTCGGCCTGCCGGATGGCCAGATGGGTAACTCCGAAGTTGGCCACATGAACCTCGGCGCTGGCCGCGTGGTGTATCAGGACTTCACTCGCGTGACCAAATCGATCCGCGACGGTGAGTTCTTCGAGAACCCGACCATCTGCGCCGCCGTGGACAAAGCTGTTGCCGCCGGTAAAGCCGTGCATTTCATGGGCCTGTTGTCCGATGGCGGGGTGCACAGTCACCAGGATCACCTGGTCGCCATGGCTGAACTGGCCGCCAAGCGCGGCGCGGAAAAAATCTACCTGCACGCCTTCCTCGATGGCCGCGATACCCCACCGAAAAGCGCGCAATCGTCGATCGAACTGCTGGACGCGGCTTTCCAGGCGCTGGGCAAGGGCCGCATCGCCAGCCTCATCGGTCGTTATTTCGCCATGGACCGCGACAACCGCTGGGACCGCGTAGCCCAGGCCTACAACCTGATTGTCGATGGCCAGGGCGAATTCAACGCCGCCACCGCCCAGGAAGGCCTGCAAGCGGCCTACGAGCGTGGCGAGAGCGACGAGTTCGTCAAGGCCACCTCCATCGGTGAACCGGTGAAAGTCGAGGACGGCGACGCCGTTGTCTTCATGAACTTCCGCGCCGACCGCGCCCGCGAGCTGACCCGCGTTTTCGTTGAAGACGACTTCAAGGAGTTCGAACGCGCGCGCCAGCCAAAACTGGCCGGCTTCGTGATGCTGACCCAATACGCCGCCAGCATTCCCGCGCCAGCCGCCTTCGCCGCCGGCAGCCTGGAAAACGTGCTGGGCGATTACCTGGCGAAAAACGGCAAGACTCAGCTGCGCATCGCTGAAACCGAGAAATACGCCCACGTGACCTTCTTCTTTTCCGGTGGTCGCGAAGAACCGTTCCCGGGCGAAGAGCGCATCCTGATTCCGTCGCCGAAAGTCACCACTTATGACTTGCAGCCAGAGATGAGCGCGCCGGAAGTGACCGATCGCATCGTCGATGCCATCGAACACCAGCGTTATGACGTGATCGTCGTCAATTACGCCAACGGCGACATGGTTGGCCACAGCGGCGTGTTCGACGCGGCGGTAAAAGCCGTTGAATGCCTGGACCAGTGCGTCGGCCGTATCGTCGAAGCCCTGGAAAAAGTCGGTGGCGAAGCGCTGATCACCGCCGACCACGGCAATGTCGAGCAGATGTCCGATGAATCCACCGGTCAAGCGCACACCGCGCACACCACCGAGCCGGTGCCGTTCATTTATGTTGGCAAGCGCGACCTGAAGGTTCGCGAAGGCGGCGTGCTGGCGGATGTGGCCCCGACCATGCTGAAACTGCTGGGCCTGGAAAAACCGGCGGAAATGACCGGGACTTCCATTTTGGTGTAATCACCGTTAATCCCTGTGGGAGCTGGCTTGCCAGCGATAGCAATCTGCCAGCCAACTTCTATGTTGAATGTCAGGCCGCCATCGCGGGCAAGCCCGCTCCCACAGTGGTTTTTGGCGGTTTGGAAGCCTAATTCCCCCTGCATTCCCCTCCAGTTATCACACAGCCCCAATTGGGCGTTTTTTTTGCAGCGTGGGGCGGGCATACTAGGCCGTCCCTTTCCCTGGTGTCGCCCGCCTCTATGCTTCGCGTCCTGATAGCCCTCGCTCTGACTTGCCTGCTCCAACCGGCCTTTGCTGACGAGCGCGCGCAAACCCAACAGCAGCTGGACGCTACGCGCCAGGACATTGCCGAGCTGAAAAAACTGCTGGGCAAATTGCAGGAAGAAAAATCCGGTATCCAGAAAGATCTGAAAGGCACCGAGACCGAAATGGGCAAGCTCGAGAAGCAGGTCGAAGCCCTGCAAAAAGAGCTGAAGAAGAGCGAATCCGAGCTGCAGCGGCTCGATGCAGAGAAAAAAAAACTCCAGAGCGCACGCACTGAACAGCAACGACTGATCGCCATCCAGGCCCGCGCGGCCTACCAGAATGGCCGTCAGGAGTATCTCAAGCTGCTGCTCAATCAGCAGAACCCCGAGAAATTCGCCCGCACCCTCACCTATTACGACTACCTGAGCCAGGCCCGCCTGGAACAGCTGAAGAACTTCAACGAAACCCTGCGCCAGCTGGCTAATGTCGAAAAAGACATCGCCGCCCAGCAAGCGCAATTGCTCGTGCAGCAAAGCAGCCTGGAAACCCAGCGCGGCGAACTCGAGAAAGTTCGCCAGGAGCGCCAGCAAGTCCTGGCCAAGCTCAATGACGACGTCAAGGCGCGCGACCAGAAACTGGCCGCCCGCGAGCAGGATCAGGCAGACCTGTCTAAAGTCCTTAAAACCATCGAAGAAACCCTGGCCCGCCAGGCTCGTGAGGCTGAAGAAGCGCGGCAAAAAGCGCTGATAGCCCAGCAGGAAGCCGAAAAAAAGCGTTTACGTGAGGCCCAGGCACAGGCAGAAGCCACCGACGACGCCCCACGCAAACCCGTTAAATCGACACCTGGCGCACTGGTCTCCAGTTCAGGCGAGACGTTTGGCGGTCCATTTGCGTCAACCCGAGGCAAACTTCCATGGCCTGTCGACGGTCGACTGTTGGCACGCTTCGGTGAAAGCCGTGGCGACGATGCCCGGACCAAGTGGGACGGCGTGATGATCGGCGCCTCCGCCGGCAGCGCGGTGCATGCGGTTCACGGCGGTCGCGTCGTGTTCGCCGACTGGTTGCGCGGTGCCGGGTTGCTGGTGATTCTCGACCACGGCAACGGTTTTTTGAGTCTTTACGGTCACAACCAGACGCTGCTCAAGTCTGCGGGTGACGTGGTAAAAGCCGGTGAGTCCATCTCCACTGTCGGTAACAGTGGCGGGCAGGACACACCAGCGCTGTATTTTGCTATTCGTCAGCAGGGTCACCCGAGTGATCCGGCGCAATGGTGCCGCGCGCAAGGATAAGCGTGCCGCCTAATTCAGGAGTTCGTTCGACATGCTGCATTTGTCCCGCCTTACCTCGCTGGCCCTGACGATCGCCCTGGTGATCGGCGCGCCGTTGGCGTTTGCCGCTCAACCGGCCCCGGCCGTCGCGCCTGCTGGCACTGCTGCGACCACCAAGGCGCCATTGCCCCTGGAAGAGTTGCGCACCTTTGCCGAGGTCATGGATCGGATCAAAGCCGCTTATGTCGAGCCGGTAGACGACAAGACCCTGTTGGAAAACGCCATCAAGGGCATGCTCAGCAACCTTGATCCGCACTCTGCCTATCTGGGCCCGGAAGACTTCGCCGAACTGCAGGAAAGCACCAGCGGCGAATTCGGCGGTCTGGGCATCGAAGTCGGCGCCGAAGACGGCTTCATCAAGGTGGTATCGCCCATCGATGACACCCCGGCCTCCAAGGCTGGCATCCAGGCCGGCGACTTCATCGTCAAGATCAATGGCCAGCCGACTCGCGGCCAGAGCATGACCGAAGCCGTGGACAAGATGCGCGGCAAGATCGGCCAGAAAATCACCCTGACCCTGGTGCGCGATGGCGGTACGCCGTTCGACGTGACCCTGGCCCGCGCCATCATCCAAGTGAAGAGCGTGAAGAGCCAGCTGCTGGAGTCCGGCTACGGCTACATCCGCATCACCCAATTCCAGGTCAAGACCGGCGAAGAAGTCTCCAAGGCTCTGGCCAAGCTGCGCAAGGAAAACGGCAAGAAGCTCAACGGCATTATTCTTGACCTGCGCAACAACCCTGGCGGGGTGCTGCAAGCGGCAGTGGAAGTGGTCGACCACTTCATCACCAAAGGTCTGATCGTCTACACCAAGGGCCGCATCGCCAACTCCGAGCTGCGCTTCTCGGCCACCGGCAAGGACGAAAGCGAAGCCGTGCCAATGGTCGTGCTGATCAACGGCGGCAGCGCCTCGGCTTCGGAAATCGTCGCCGGTGCCCTGCAGGATCAGAAACGCGCCGTGCTGATGGGCACCACCAGTTTCGGCAAAGGCTCGGTCCAAACCGTGCTGCCGCTGAACAACGACCGCGCGCTGAAGATCACCACGGCGCTGTACTACACGCCGAACGGCCGCTCGATCCAGGCGCAGGGCATCGTGCCGGACATCGAGGTGCGCAAGGCCAAGATCACCAACGAGCAGGACGGCGAGTACTTCAAGGAAGCCGATCTGCAAGGCCACCTGGGCAATGGCAACGGCGGCGCCGACAAACCAACCGGTTCCAGCGGCAAGGCCAAGCCAATGCCGCAGGACGATGATTACCAACTGGCCCAGGCCCTGAGCCTGCTCAAAGGGCTGAGCATTACGTCCGGCCGTTGAGGATGACGCTGCGCTTCATCCTCGTGCTGTTGTGCTGTCTGGCGGGTACTGTTCACGCGGAGCCCGCCAGGCAGAAGCCTCACAAAGCCTATCTGAGCCTGATCATCGATGACCTGGGGCAAAATTTGCCCCGGGATCGTCGTGTGCTGGCGCTGCCCGGCCCGGTGACTACGGCGATCATGCCCGACACGCCCCACGCCGGCGAATTCGCTCGCGAGGCCCATCGCGCTGGCAAAATCGTCATCCTGCACATGCCCATGGACCCGGCCACCGGTCCGTTCGCCTGGCACCCTGACCTGCCCATCGAAGAACTTGAGAAACGCCTCGACGCCGCGTTCAAAGCAGTGCCCTTCACCGCCGGAATCAACAACCACATGGGCAGTCGCATGACCGCTCAGCAACCAGCGATGGCGTGGTTGATGGCGAACTTGCAGGGGAGGCACAAATTCTTCGTCGATAGCCGCACCAGCGCGCAAACCGTGGCGGCTGCCGAAGCGCAGAAGATCGGCCTGGCGAGTGTTTCTCGGGATGTGTTCCTGGACGACGAGCGCACCGAGGCGGCGATCCTCACGCAGCTCCAGACGGCGATCAGCCTGGCGCAAAAACAGGGTTCGGCGGTGATGATCGGGCATCCGTATCCGCAGACGCTGGCGGTCCTGGAGCGCGAACTGCCCAAGCTCAAGGCTCAGGGCATCAACTGGATCGATATCAAGCAGATGATCAGTGTACGCAGCAATAGGGCGACAGCTGCCCATGGAAAGGACGGGGTGTACCGCTAGTTAGCGGCAGCACGCACCCCCACGGGGGAATGCAAAAAACTCCGCAGAGCGGCTTTAGAGATACCGCGCCATGATCTCTTCCACCTTGCCTTCCTTGCGCAGTTGATCCAGCGCCGCCTGAAGCCTGGCCACCATCTCGTCCGGCACATCCTTGTTCAACGCCAGGTACAACTCGGCACTGTTGAACCGCAATACGGTCTTGAGCCCGTTTACGCCTTCCTGACGCGCCAGGTAGCGCCCGGCCGGATCTCCCGTCGCCCACAGATCGATCTGGCCGTTGACCAGCTTGCTGGCGTTATCCTGATCGCGTAGCACCACGATGGGATTGAGCCCCTGCTTGGCCAGTGTCTCGGCGATCGCGTCGCCTTTGTAGGCGCCAATCTTGTATTGACGGGCGTCATCCAGGGTTTCGAGGGTGATTTTGCTGTCAGCTTTGGCCAACATGATCCAGTCGTCCGGACCGATGGGGCCAACCCATTTGAAGAGTTTTTCGCGATCAGGCAGCCGCGCCATGACGAACACCCCGTAGCCGGGCTTTTCCAGGGTGAGTTTGTAGATTCGTTCCCATGGGAAACGTAGCGTCAGGCTGTAGGTAATCTCGGCGCGCTTGAAAATTTCGCGGACGATATCGGTGGCGATGCCATTGATGTTTTCGTCCTGCGCAAAGTTCTTGCCATTCTTCGCCATGTTGTACGGAGGGAAGTTTTCCGTCAGCAACACTATGTCGGTGGCGGGATTGTCTGCCGCCCGCACTCCACTGAGGAACAACAGGCAAGCGCTGGCGAGGACAAGCAGAAGGCGTT
Proteins encoded in this window:
- the glnL gene encoding nitrogen regulation protein NR(II) — protein: MTISDALHRLLLDNLTTATILLDAELRLEYMNPAAEMLLAISGQRSHGQFISELFTESTEALNSLRQAVQQAHPFTKREAMLTALTGQTLTVDYAVTPILSNGDTLLLLEVHPRDRLLRITKEEAQLSKQETSKMLVRGLAHEIKNPLGGIRGAAQLLARELPEESLRDYTNVIIEEADRLRNLVDRMLGSNKLPSLAMCNIHEVLERVCHLVEAESQGCITLVRDYDPSIPDVLIDREQMIQAVLNIVRNAMQAISSQNELRLGRITLRTRAMRQFTIGHVRHRLVTKIEIIDNGPGIPAELQETIFFPMVSGRPDGTGLGLSITQNIISQHQGLIECDSHPGHTTFSIFLPLEQGATST
- the grxC gene encoding glutaredoxin 3; its protein translation is MSNVVVYSSDYCPYCSRAKYLLENKGVAFEEIKVDGKPQVRAAMAQKAGRTSVPQIWIGSTHVGGCDDLFALERAGKLDAMLKA
- the gpmI gene encoding 2,3-bisphosphoglycerate-independent phosphoglycerate mutase — its product is MTTTPKPLVLMILDGFGHSESQEGNAIYAAKKPVLDRLWATAPNGLISGSGMDVGLPDGQMGNSEVGHMNLGAGRVVYQDFTRVTKSIRDGEFFENPTICAAVDKAVAAGKAVHFMGLLSDGGVHSHQDHLVAMAELAAKRGAEKIYLHAFLDGRDTPPKSAQSSIELLDAAFQALGKGRIASLIGRYFAMDRDNRWDRVAQAYNLIVDGQGEFNAATAQEGLQAAYERGESDEFVKATSIGEPVKVEDGDAVVFMNFRADRARELTRVFVEDDFKEFERARQPKLAGFVMLTQYAASIPAPAAFAAGSLENVLGDYLAKNGKTQLRIAETEKYAHVTFFFSGGREEPFPGEERILIPSPKVTTYDLQPEMSAPEVTDRIVDAIEHQRYDVIVVNYANGDMVGHSGVFDAAVKAVECLDQCVGRIVEALEKVGGEALITADHGNVEQMSDESTGQAHTAHTTEPVPFIYVGKRDLKVREGGVLADVAPTMLKLLGLEKPAEMTGTSILV
- a CDS encoding divergent polysaccharide deacetylase family protein, with protein sequence MTLRFILVLLCCLAGTVHAEPARQKPHKAYLSLIIDDLGQNLPRDRRVLALPGPVTTAIMPDTPHAGEFAREAHRAGKIVILHMPMDPATGPFAWHPDLPIEELEKRLDAAFKAVPFTAGINNHMGSRMTAQQPAMAWLMANLQGRHKFFVDSRTSAQTVAAAEAQKIGLASVSRDVFLDDERTEAAILTQLQTAISLAQKQGSAVMIGHPYPQTLAVLERELPKLKAQGINWIDIKQMISVRSNRATAAHGKDGVYR
- the secB gene encoding protein-export chaperone SecB gives rise to the protein MTDQQNTAANEEETAPQFSLQRIYVRDLSFEAPKSPAIFRQQWEPSVGLDLNTRQKALENDFHEVVLTLSVTVKNGDEVAFIAEVQQAGIFLIKNLDDASMSHTLGAFCPNILFPYARETLDSLVTRGSFPALMLAPVNFDALYAQELQRMQAAGETPTVQ
- a CDS encoding rhodanese-like domain-containing protein — encoded protein: MVAHLIEFATNHYILVGIFVVLLALLIAYQMQGGGRSLSTGELTALVNKDAGVVVDIRPSKDFAAGHIVGAVNIPQDKLAARIGELEKHKAKTIILVDALGQTAGTHARELMKSGFTAAKLSGGVSSWKADNLPLVK
- a CDS encoding murein hydrolase activator EnvC family protein; its protein translation is MLRVLIALALTCLLQPAFADERAQTQQQLDATRQDIAELKKLLGKLQEEKSGIQKDLKGTETEMGKLEKQVEALQKELKKSESELQRLDAEKKKLQSARTEQQRLIAIQARAAYQNGRQEYLKLLLNQQNPEKFARTLTYYDYLSQARLEQLKNFNETLRQLANVEKDIAAQQAQLLVQQSSLETQRGELEKVRQERQQVLAKLNDDVKARDQKLAAREQDQADLSKVLKTIEETLARQAREAEEARQKALIAQQEAEKKRLREAQAQAEATDDAPRKPVKSTPGALVSSSGETFGGPFASTRGKLPWPVDGRLLARFGESRGDDARTKWDGVMIGASAGSAVHAVHGGRVVFADWLRGAGLLVILDHGNGFLSLYGHNQTLLKSAGDVVKAGESISTVGNSGGQDTPALYFAIRQQGHPSDPAQWCRAQG
- a CDS encoding S41 family peptidase, which gives rise to MLHLSRLTSLALTIALVIGAPLAFAAQPAPAVAPAGTAATTKAPLPLEELRTFAEVMDRIKAAYVEPVDDKTLLENAIKGMLSNLDPHSAYLGPEDFAELQESTSGEFGGLGIEVGAEDGFIKVVSPIDDTPASKAGIQAGDFIVKINGQPTRGQSMTEAVDKMRGKIGQKITLTLVRDGGTPFDVTLARAIIQVKSVKSQLLESGYGYIRITQFQVKTGEEVSKALAKLRKENGKKLNGIILDLRNNPGGVLQAAVEVVDHFITKGLIVYTKGRIANSELRFSATGKDESEAVPMVVLINGGSASASEIVAGALQDQKRAVLMGTTSFGKGSVQTVLPLNNDRALKITTALYYTPNGRSIQAQGIVPDIEVRKAKITNEQDGEYFKEADLQGHLGNGNGGADKPTGSSGKAKPMPQDDDYQLAQALSLLKGLSITSGR
- the trmL gene encoding tRNA (uridine(34)/cytosine(34)/5-carboxymethylaminomethyluridine(34)-2'-O)-methyltransferase TrmL, encoding MFHVILFQPEIPPNTGNVIRLCANSGCHLHLIEPLGFEMDDKRLRRAGLDYHEYATLQRHADLASCLESLGHPRVFAFTTKGSRPFHDASFAEGDAFLFGPESRGLPAEVLDALPGEQRLRLPMREGCRSLNLSNTVAVAVYEAWRQNGFK
- the ntrC gene encoding nitrogen regulation protein NR(I) yields the protein MSRSETVWIVDDDRSIRWVLEKALQQEGMTTQSFDSADGVMSRLARQQPDVIISDIRMPGASGLDLLARIREQHPRLPVIIMTAHSDLDSAVASYQGGAFEYLPKPFDVDEAVSLVKRANQHAQEQQGLEVAPTLTRTPEIIGEAPAMQEVFRAIGRLSHSNITVLINGESGTGKELVAHALHRHSPRAASPFIALNMAAIPKDLMESELFGHEKGAFTGAANLRRGRFEQADGGTLFLDEIGDMPADTQTRLLRVLADGEFYRVGGHVPVKVDVRIIAATHQNLETLVHAGKFREDLFHRLNVIRIHIPRLSDRREDIPTLAKHFLSRAAQELAVEPKLLKNETEEYLKNLPWPGNVRQLENTCRWITVMASGREVHIGDLPPELLSLPQDSAPVTNWEQALRQWADQALARGQSSLLDSAVPAFERIMIETALKHTAGRRRDAAVLLGWGRNTLTRKIKELGMKVDGGDDDEGDEG
- a CDS encoding substrate-binding periplasmic protein; its protein translation is MFKRLLLVLASACLLFLSGVRAADNPATDIVLLTENFPPYNMAKNGKNFAQDENINGIATDIVREIFKRAEITYSLTLRFPWERIYKLTLEKPGYGVFVMARLPDREKLFKWVGPIGPDDWIMLAKADSKITLETLDDARQYKIGAYKGDAIAETLAKQGLNPIVVLRDQDNASKLVNGQIDLWATGDPAGRYLARQEGVNGLKTVLRFNSAELYLALNKDVPDEMVARLQAALDQLRKEGKVEEIMARYL